One segment of Synechococcus sp. A15-24 DNA contains the following:
- a CDS encoding DUF4336 domain-containing protein, producing MAGDLSATEGISRDDQGWPWWPLLPLYPYGRRHTLFSELIPGQLWSLEQLQGVYYVAVPVRLTVAKVPGGLMLVNPLPPTGEVRQAIARLEQQHGPVRTIVLPTASGLEHKLPLGPLARAFPKADVWVCPGQWSFPVQLPLAWLGVPARRTHVLLDDGVPHGDVCEWLSLGPLDLGVGRFQEISCFHSPSGALLVTDALVGISVEPPSLFDLDPTALLFHARERGDQLLHDTPEARRRGWARLVLFASYLRPEPLEVPTLKEVFRHAFRPGLRSAKAHFGLYPFRWKPGWEAAAAELMGEAEPKIQVAPVLERLVLPRAKKSLLDWLEQLGQWSDLRWLVSAHYSAPIGFTTGTLDSLVRDLTERPWAPSTSNWEFLGSIDQRLLDLGVVPEQPRLRG from the coding sequence ATGGCAGGAGATCTGAGTGCAACTGAGGGCATCTCGCGAGATGATCAGGGCTGGCCGTGGTGGCCGCTGCTGCCGCTCTATCCCTATGGCCGCCGCCACACGCTGTTCAGTGAGTTGATCCCTGGCCAGCTCTGGAGTCTGGAGCAGCTGCAGGGGGTGTATTACGTGGCTGTTCCGGTGCGGCTCACCGTTGCCAAGGTGCCCGGTGGCTTGATGTTGGTGAACCCATTGCCGCCGACCGGTGAGGTTCGCCAAGCCATTGCCAGGCTGGAACAGCAGCATGGGCCCGTGCGCACGATCGTGCTGCCCACCGCCTCTGGTCTGGAGCACAAGCTTCCCCTGGGACCCCTGGCTCGGGCGTTCCCCAAGGCTGATGTCTGGGTCTGCCCCGGGCAGTGGAGCTTCCCGGTTCAGTTGCCTCTGGCCTGGTTGGGCGTTCCGGCACGCCGCACGCATGTGTTGTTAGACGATGGCGTCCCCCATGGCGATGTTTGTGAGTGGTTGTCGTTGGGACCCCTCGACCTTGGCGTCGGTCGCTTCCAGGAGATCTCCTGTTTTCATAGTCCGTCAGGCGCTCTGCTGGTCACCGATGCCCTGGTGGGCATCAGTGTTGAGCCGCCTTCGCTGTTTGATCTCGACCCCACGGCGCTGTTGTTCCACGCCCGCGAGCGGGGTGATCAGCTTTTGCACGACACGCCCGAGGCGCGTCGACGTGGTTGGGCGCGGCTGGTGCTGTTTGCCTCCTACCTGCGGCCGGAACCGTTGGAGGTGCCAACCCTCAAGGAGGTGTTTCGCCATGCCTTTCGCCCCGGTCTGCGATCGGCCAAAGCCCACTTCGGGCTCTATCCCTTTCGGTGGAAGCCGGGTTGGGAGGCCGCCGCTGCTGAGTTGATGGGGGAAGCGGAGCCCAAAATTCAGGTGGCGCCGGTGTTGGAGCGGTTGGTGTTACCCCGTGCCAAGAAATCTCTGCTCGATTGGTTGGAGCAGCTGGGTCAATGGAGCGATCTGCGCTGGCTGGTGTCAGCCCACTACAGCGCTCCCATCGGTTTCACGACAGGAACGTTGGATTCACTTGTTCGGGATCTGACCGAACGCCCCTGGGCACCCAGCACCAGCAACTGGGAGTTTCTTGGATCGATTGATCAACGCTTGCTGGATCTCGGCGTAGTGCCTGAGCAACCTCGTCTCAGAGGTTGA